The Parambassis ranga chromosome 1, fParRan2.1, whole genome shotgun sequence genome includes a region encoding these proteins:
- the cacng3a gene encoding voltage-dependent calcium channel gamma-3 subunit, with translation MRLCNRGVMMLLTTAGAFCAFSLMTIAVGTDYWLYSRGVCRSKSNNDNETVRKNEEVLTHSGLWRTCCTEGTFRGVCKEIDHFAEDGDYEQDAAEYLLRAVRASSLFPILSVGLLFLGGVCVAASEFYKSRYNVILCAGILFVSAGLSNIIGIIVYISANSGDPSQSDNKKSYSYGWSFYFGALSFVLAEMVGVLAVHVFIEKHRQLRTKGRPSLMKPPISRNSSYYRNRYYQNRSRRYSYRSNHSVGDSTSHSFRASLVRDQEPPISPESKVTAIAGLPTPVTVGSEFMLYTLSSPLKDGKIDLAVEDLPTAAAHNNTEMLPGNCVSNRRTTPV, from the exons ATGAGGCTGTGTAACCGTGGTGTGATGATGCTGCTGACCACGGCGGGGGCGTTCTGCGCCTTCAGCCTGATGACCATCGCGGTGGGCACGGACTACTGGCTATACTCCCGCGGCGTGTGCCGCTCCAAGAGCAACAACGACAACGAGACGGTCCGCAAGAACGAGGAGGTTCTGACCCACTCCGGTCTGTGGAGGACCTGCTGCACTGAGG GGACATTCCGCGGAGTTTGTAAAGAGATCGATCACTTTGCTGAGGATGGAGACTATGAGCAGGATGCTGCAGAATATTTGCTAC GAGCAGTTCGAGCCTCCAGCCTTTTCCCCATTCTCAGTGTGGGCTTGTTATTTCttgggggtgtgtgtgttgctgccagCGAGTTCTACAAGTCACGCTACAATGTCATTCTTTGCGCGGGTATACTCTTTGtctctgcag GACTCAGTAACATCATTGGCATCATTGTGTACATATCAGCCAACTCAGGTGACCCCAGCCAGAGCGACAACAAGAAGAGTTACTCCTACGGCTGGTCTTTTTATTTTGGAGCTCTGTCCTTCGTGCTGGCTGAGATGGTGGGTGTCCTGGCTGTCCATGTCTTCAtagagaaacacagacagctgcgAACCAAAGGACGGCCATCGCTCATGAAGCCACCCATCTCCCGCAACTCGTCTTATTACCGTAACCGTTACTACCAGAACCGCAGCCGTCGATACAGTTACAGAAGCAACCACAGTGTGGGAGACTCCACCTCACACTCCTTTCGAGCATCCTTGGTGCGTGACCAAGAGCCGCCCATCTCCCCTGAGTCCAAAGTCACTGCCATAGCAGGTTTACCAACACCAGTGACTGTGGGCTCAGAGTTCATGCTCTACACCTTATCCTCACCACTTAAAGATGGGAAGATAGACTTAGCTGTGGAGGATTTACCAACTGCAGCtgctcacaacaacacagagatgtTGCCTGGGAACTGTGTTTCCAACAGAAGGACAACGCCTGTCtga